Proteins co-encoded in one Medicago truncatula cultivar Jemalong A17 chromosome 8, MtrunA17r5.0-ANR, whole genome shotgun sequence genomic window:
- the LOC120577742 gene encoding protein MAIN-LIKE 2-like — MLAHGKKMPKHEGAALLMTYLGVAQHEAEKICNQEYGGYISYPRLRDFYTSYLGRANVLAGTEDPEEVEELERVRTYCVRCYLLYLVGCLLFGDRSNKRIELIYLTTMADGYTGMRNYSWGAMTLAYLYGELADACRPGHRALGGSVTLLTA, encoded by the exons atgttggcccatgggaagaagatgcccaagcatgagggagcggcactgCTGATGACGTATCTTGGTGTGGCCCAGCATGAGGCTGAGAAGATCTGCAACCAGGAGTACGGTGGATACATTAGCTACCCCAGGCTGAGGGACTTCTATACCtcgtaccttggtagggccaacGTATTGGCGGGTACGGAGGATCCTGAGGAGGTTGAGGAGCTGGAGAGGGTCAGGACATACTGCGTCCGGTGTTACCTTCTGTACTTggtcggatgcttgttgtttggcgatagaagcaacaagcgcatcgaGCTGATATATTTGACGACCATGGCGGACGGCTACAcagggatgcgtaattattcctggggagCTATGACCCTCGCCTACCTATACGGCGAGTTGGCGGATGCATGTAGGCCTGGACACAGAGCGCTTGGggggagcgtgacactgctcact gcatga